The genomic DNA atgcttcggtacctcttgccagacgggaggagggtaaagagtttgtgtgaggggtgtgtggggtcagtccacaatgctggttgctttgtggatacagtgttttttgtaaatgtctttgatggagggaagagagaccccaatgatcttctcagctgtcctcactatcctctgcagggctttgcggtccgaagcggtgcaagtcccaaaccaggcagtgatgcagctgctcaggatgctctcaatagtccctctatagaatgtagtgaggatgggggttgggagatgtgctttcctcagccttcgaagaaagtagagacgctgctgggctttcttggtgatagagctggtgttgagggaccaggtgaggttctccaccaggtgaacaccaaggaatttggtgctcttgacgatctccacagaggagccgtcgatgttcagcggagtgtgttcaccttgtgctctcctaaagtcaacaaccatctcttttgttttgtcgacattcagggacaggttgttggctctacaccagttcgtcagccgctgcacctcctctctgtatgctgactcgtcgttcttgctgatgagacccaccacggtcgtgtcatcggcgaacttgacgatgtgattCGAGCTCAAGCATCTGGAAGCAAGTATTCTCACTGTCCCTCTGAATGGCATCTAATGTAGAATGCTGTTGCTCCCAATTTACTTACTAAGACAATGTTTTTTGCTCTGGCAACAAAGACAATCTCTGTCAAATGTACGTGGTAATATGGGGGGAGAATGACAAAAAGAAGACACTGCTTTGGACTTTGGACTAATCTACCTAGCTCAGTCTCTGTGAAAACACTCCAGTCAGATGTATTTGCTATGAGTGTCAATATCTTAAAAAGAGCTGAATCATGAACAGTGGATTAGATGCCCAAACTTTTCTGTTGTTTGGTCTTGAGTTATCCACATTGCAAGATCTACCAGATCAGAAAAATGTAAGAAACACATCCATTAGAAATGGTGGTCTTTTTATTTTCAAGCAAACAGCTTCTGGGAGGACAACTTTGGAAACTGCTCATATTGGGGTAACAACAGATAACTGTGTCTCCCACTTTAAGTTTGCTGACATCCTTTGCTACAGCCATAACAGTCCCACTAAAGTCGAGTGCCAAGAGACAGTGGTTCTGAGTTGTGTGCTCATTTCTGTACATCATCTGACCAAATTTGAGATCTGAGGTACTAACTGGAAAATAGTCTGATGAATGGACACATATTTTGCTGAGATGAACCTCAATGCTTTTCCTCTCAATAGTGTCAGCTGAATTGTCAAAGGGCAAAGCTGATAGGCCTGTCACTCTGTAGGGATCGTTGCAGCTTTTAAAGTTCACAGTTGTCTACCAAACACTCTAGAATGGCCTCTGTTTTGAGATGACTAATATTCTGATGCCTCAGATAAACACGATCTCATCTAGATCCATATCTGCTGTACTCCAAAGGGACTGCATGTGTGTGGGACTGAGGCTGAGCTTTGTGTTGAATCAGGTGGAGGTACAAATATTGCTATTCCCAGGGTCTCCTCAAAAATCTAAGCCTTGATTCAGCCAGAAATATTGCTCTTGGCATGAACGGCAACCATCTGATTGTGAAAAAAAACATGATTCTTTAATCTGTGCACGTCTCTCAACACCATCTTTATCAGTGAAACAACCACAAACCTCAAAGTAATCTGACTTCTCTTCAGTCATTCTCATGTACAAGAACATGTATTTTTGAGAGGCCCGAGTCTTTTTTTTACCAATTGCAGAGGGAAACCACGGCCTGATAGTGCTAGAGGCTGATGCCAAATCTGCAGACATTTGTAAAACGTAATCCAGTACCACTGGGTGTCAGCAATACTCATACAGATGGTTTAGTAACCCCTCTGGAATACTGACACTGGTCACAGCCTCCTTGAATTTCTGTCCATAATGAATGTCACCCAGCAGTTTGAAGTTGGATCCATACTAAAATCCTACTTCATTTAGAATGCTGTATACATCCTGGCTTTTAATGACTGATGGGCATCTCCTCAAAGCAGTGTTTAGGAGAATGGACTGATGTTCAATGATGGCCTGTCTGCCTCCATGACAAATGGTTCCAGATGCATGAATGGCAGAGGAGGGCTGTATCAGAAAATTGGTTTTGTCCATGGTTGTCtctggcgtagtggctaaagcacagggctgttaatcagaaggtcacaggttctaacccagccaccaccattgtgcccttgagcaagacacttaactccaggttgctctgggggattgtccctgtaataattgcactgtaagtcgctttggataaaagtgtctgccaaatgcataaatgtaattgtgaGCTGTAATGAGGAGAGGCCTTTTTGGAATAGCAGTTTCAAATACCGAAGCAAAAGCCAGTTCAACATATAACACCTCTGGGGTGATGGCTAGACAATTGTTCTTGTGTTCCCACTGACAGGTTAGACTTGACCACTTTGTGGTCAcatatacttaaaataataattggaTACGGACAGTGAGAGACCATATTGTTTCCCTGTCTTTCATACTCAAAATATACCTCATTCTTTAGACACTCAGACTGATACCTAGGGAATGTGATGAGCTCTGTTTCAAGCCGCTTTGTAGAATCCCAGTTCTGAAGTGCGACTAGGAATGTCGATGGTGAGTTGGAAGCTGTAAGAAATTCTATTGGCGGCTATGATCATGGTCCATGTTCCTGTCCCATTATAGTGGGTTATTGTGCTGAGGCTGTTGTTCAAAAGTGTCTTCATAGTCCCTGTTCATAAGtcctgaaaacaaaaacaagccgAAAACAATATACGACACAAATATAaccaaaagcaaaacatatataaacatatgTGAATTGCTGTACTGTTTATATTGGACGCATTACCTGTAAACTCCCATTCTGATTCCGTTAACTTTTTCCAAGGGTATACAAGCATCCTCTAAAGCTTGGTACATGCACTGCAGTAGCAATTTCTGCTGAGGGTCCATGTAATCAGCTTCAGTCTCACTGATGCCAAATATCTTGTGATCAAAATCATTGAATCTGTAGAAATGGTAGACAACTAACTTTCTTCAGTAATAGTTCTAAAAAGAATAGTACATCCTTTAAATGGTTTGTCATAAGCCGATGATTCTTACCCATCAATGAGAGCAGCTTTTGCAGTCTGCGTTTTCCCACTTTGCTCTCATTGGGATGAAACCACTCGGTGTCAAACCTCTCATCTGGAATCTCAACAACACCGTTCCTGCCCTCCACAAGAACCCTCCAGAAATTATCAACACCCTTACCTGTAAAAATGAGATAACTGATAAGATGATTCATGCACATAGCTTCAAGTATATTAAAGAGCACAAACATTAGAACTTTACCTCCTGGGAAGTTGAACCCAACTCCAATGATGTAAATCCTCTTCCATCATaaaaattaaaagaacaaagGGCATGAGAAACTCTGAGCACTTTTTACTCTGAAGACTCTGCTGTTCTGCTCATAGTTGTGACTAGTTGTGACTCAGCTCCCAACATCAGCCATGCATTTTCATTAAGCCATCCATGGAGAAAAGCCAATGAAAAGACAAATTTCTTTCAAACAACAGGGTTTTTTGATGTGCATTCCTTGCTTTTAGTGTAACCATTAATTGAGgtggtttgaaaaaaaaaaaaagcctaactGTAGGCTTGAGCAGAGATGTGAAAACACTGATTGCAGTTTCCCCTCACTGGATACAACAAAGCTATTGTCTCAAATCTATTGGAGTGATCCTCTAAAATCATGATTGGCCTTAATTGACTTCTCTGAAGAAATTAATTGCAAATCAAGAGAAAGACAAAGAATAATCTGTGGTCCATGTCGACCACCAATTTGAAGTAAGATTACTGATGATCTCAGAGCAACTAACCCAATACCTGTGATTATCAGACAACGGCGATCAATGTTTTTATGCCAGTGGCCTTTTATGGGCCTTTGTAAAGGATGCATTCATTTCAGTTTTCCGCGTTATAAAGCCATTTACATGAAACACCAGATTTACATTCTTAAATTCAGGAAAACGACAAGGTAATTTTTAACTGATTTTATTTATAAGTCTTATATCCCTGTACATTTCTGATTTAGAGCAACAGATCTGAACATGGTATTAATTTCAAAAGAAAGcacacaaataatgttttaaacatgCATATCTACAGTGCGGTCACCTGAGCCGTctcaacatgcacacacacatgaacaaccGAACCAGTGACAAAATCAAAAagtatattgaaataaataacataatGAGTAAAATGAAGGATCAGAAACATTAAGTCATGTTAAAATGCATTGATTGAAGATCTGAAATTAATATTGACATTCTAGTCACATTCAAAATTGGCTTGTGATTAAAAGTTGCATgagtgactaaggctgtcagtctACCTAACGTCAAGTTTTTTgtttgatgaaagaaagaaagccatatgggttagGAGCAACATGATGGTGCGtaacagatttgtaatttttttggtgaactttccctttaatatgAACATGTGCTTCAGATAACTTGAAtacaaaaatcattaaaaatcaTCCTTTTTTTGGTTATATACTTGGCTTCTAAAAACTAAGTGAAGAATTTATGGTTTACTTAATTCGTAGCCATAACTATGGAATTCCCTGCTCATGCATACATATTGTTGGCATCAATTTAACCATGGAAAATGTTTGAATTTCTGTTAGTATAGTTAGTGTCTGCTTGAAAGCCAACTTTTTGCATGTAAAATGAACAATTTGAAGAGACTTATGGTGGCTTATAACAGATTTTATATTTACACAAGTAAGATTATGTCTTGAAATGTCTGTTAAACTCTAGCCTTCATCATCTGAGGTCCAATGACTTTCCCTCCAAAATAATCTGAATTTCCTTTGCGTCTAGAGTCTCGTGAGTAAGCAGGGCATCGGCTAACAGTTTGTGTTCTTTACTGTAGGTCTTCAGAAGCTTTTTTGCCCTCTCATACGAACCCTGAAAGAGAAAATGAGGAAGTAACATTGTCACAACCAATTTCAGTTTTTATCACTGCAAAAGATAAATTGGGTGTTACCTACCTGTAACAGCACCCTGACTTCCTGTTCTACTGCTGCCCGGGTCTCTGGGCTATGGTCCATTAGGTCATTATAGGTCATGACCCCCAGCTGGGAAAGCATAGTGAGGTGTGTGAGTTGCGGTTACAGGccaaaatacatttaacaaagGCTTTTCACCACACATTTGTGATTGCAACAGAAACCCCAAGGTAAGAGATGGGTGTAAGTGTGCAAGTGACCCTGTATGTGCACAGCTAATTTCAGAGGGTTGAGTCTGAACTGAGCACAGAAAAAAGGATTAGGATGAAACCCAGATTTAATTCTGGAATGTAAGAGCTCACACAACCTTACTCTAATGGCTTTCAACACGTGGAAGGACTCAAACTGCCTCTCCTAATCACCATATACTTTTTTGTTCCCACTTTGAATGACTTTATAATAACTTATAACATTCATAAAAGATTATGTACTTAGTCAGTTGATCATAATTGCAAAATGATAAAATACAAGAGatatttaatacaatataataatgatgggtttaatatattgtaaatgtaatgtgTGTTAATGTATAGTCAAATAGCTTGAAATTTAAATGAAAGCCATTTCAAAGCATAGCATATTGTCTTTCATTtcttatagtaataataatacaataaattgtTTTCCTATTTTATGTGATCTGTCCAATCTTGTCAATGGGGAAGATTAGCAAAAACAGAGTGttttataaatgataaaatcacaATTTACCTCACATATAACACATTTCAGAAATGCATAAATACACTAATATGGTTTAATACTTTTGAGGATATATGGAACAAATTATACCTTGTCACTCATCCCAAACCGTGTCACCATCATCTTTGCTATTTTAGTGGCTCCATCAAAATCACTTGATGCTCCTGTGTGAGAGACAAATTAAGCTTtatggtatgtatgtatgtatgtattaaagAATTTAGACAAGAGTGAATTGGGGACATCACTCACCAGTTGTGATGTTATCATTTCCAAAGACCAGTTCCTCAGCGACCCTGCCCCCCATACTGATATCCATCTGAGCCAGGAGCTGGGCTCTTGTCTCACTCCAGCGATCGTTCTCAGGCAGCAAGGACACCTGAAGAGACCGAAGGCACCAGCACAATAGGTTAataatgtattatgtatttatagttaaagtaaaaatgtcattaaaatctCCATATTGAAATAGATTTTTAGAGGTAATAGATAAACCATTTATGACAGCTCTACCATAAGCATAAGTTGTAAAGCGATGGTATATTCTTTTTTTAGAAGCCATATGTTGGTGTGATTTCAaaatttttgaaaacatttgtttaattgCCAAAAACCCAGTGAAGTGCTACACTGCATTAATTTTTATTAGGAAGTTAGTgttaaactataatcactggcttccagtaacggcCGTCACTGGTGCGTTCACTGGCTTCTTCTATCCTCTGCGCTTacgcgttcgtcacttctcactggagcttacactacgcctacgtcatacgccggaactcgactctctcgtgaacgcgTGGATGGCCattaccagaagccagtgattatagttgataaagttataaatatggatatttttcttacaaaaacgcatcgcttcgcttcagaaggcctttttTTAACCCCCTGGAGCAGTATGGATTAATATTTTGATGGATGGGATGCGCTTtatttgggcttcaaaatctaaggtaccatgcactcccattataaagctgggaagagccaggatatcttttaatataactctgattgtgtttggctgaaagaagaaagtcctaTACAActtggatggcttgagggtgagtaaattatgtgataattttcatttttgggtgaactaatcttttaacATTTACTGTAAAAGGCATGCTTTAATAACAACTAAAATAAACTtaacatataaacatataaaaattaccaAGTAACATTTTGGGCATTTCAAGATATTCAGTGGGCAATATAAAATGAAGAACATAAAGACAGCTGTGTTTTCAGAAAAGAAAATACACTTTTTCCTCTTCAAGTCAAGTGTAGTAATGTTAGTGGGCAGCCACTATTGAAATGGTCTTTAACCTTGTGCATTGTagtttggcttcgctatacgcaatgcataatttaaaccgactgatcttaGTTCAGGAGATTTtttgctgtcagtaaagggttcaactttcaaggcaaaacaacatggtgccgaccacagcagtttgtctttgggagaaacggcaacataaatacatctggtaagaaacctaattatgtttttacgttgaaacctgtttgagtaaaaagataagagtctctagtttcatccaatacgCCATTTTAAAAATCTGAGCAATTTATAACAAAACGGCaaactgctaaacacaatgtacactaatgtgtactttagtgcattttttccttagaaatcctatatttactgtggattatcacattgagaatcaatgggctATTCCAAAAGCTGAAACTTTTTGCTTTCAAAGGCTTTATATAGAGTTACGATGAAAAAAGGTGCATTTCTGACTTAATATACaatggtatttttttaaatttcacaacttaatcccgctgtccacatatgttgccatacatttttaggaaaactatttgctctagaacttgatttatttttctttgcatgtttattagatgctgcttgttaaaaataaaaaagagaaatgcACACACTCAGGAGGTTATGGAATGGTGAGACTAACTACTCACATGTCCCAGAGAAGGGCCGCGTGGCATGATGGTAGCTTTGTTTATGGGCATGGCATCTTTGGTGTAATATGCCACTATAGCGTGTCCTGACTCATGGTAGGCTGTTATCATCTTACTCCTCTTATCTATCTCCACACTCCTGCGTTCTGGGCctggacagacagaaagggggATATCAGGAAAGAATCTATTTGTTCATAGCCATAATCTCAATCACATGTTGCAGAGAATAAGCCGTCTGGCTCTGTTGTTCTCACCCATGAGGATCTTATCCTTCGCAAACTCCAGCTCCTTCATGGTCACCAGATCTTTCCCATCCACTGCTGCTTTCAGGGCCGCCTGGTTCACCAGGTTCTCCAGTTCAGCTCCAGAGAAACCCACTGTTCCTCTGGCAATGATCTCAGCATCAATAGCTACAAGACACACAAGAACAGACTATAATACTGGAAAAGCCTTTACAACAGATAAACATCATCATTACACACAGACGTTAAGAAATTGTTTCCACATATGTAACAGAAAACATTTAACCAAGGGctgtaatttgtaatcaaattaattacatgatgtgctgattaattaattgacaatcacaattaatcatatatttcaatatttacttCAAAAGGTCCCCAAATAAAGACAATTTAGtacataatatttaaaaacataacgCATTAATTGTTGATTGTCTAACTTTGGTTGCACCGCATCTCTCTGGTTTTCAGTGTCAAACGTCATGTTTTTAGGACGCTGTGACAAGTTAGATATAGTATCTAACTTTCAAAAATGCGTCTTGAGTTCTCTGCAACATACTCTGTTGTGCTCACTCCAGCTATTTTTGAATTGAGCTTGAATGAAggttgaattgctctgatggtaagAAAATTCCTTTTTATGGAAAGTTCAAACAGATGATTTATTGAAAGtacttttaaaactaaattatcaTGTTAAATTGGCGGCCCTAAATATTCAAGACTGGGAAAAACCATCATTTAAATACCCCATAAAATCACTTGACCAGCTcagttttctgtcctgtgttgacGTATTTTTTAATACAAACCAGACATTTTGATGGGACATATCAAAGACCTCATCccttatttttgtttcataaccccctctttttaaaaaacaaaacaaaaggcttTAGTAACATTACAGCCATGAACTTACTAGTCGATTACAGGTGTTATTAGGTGGAGGGATATTCTAGGGAGAATTTGACTTAACAAAAATCAGAACAGTGCAGCACAAGTCATCAATACTTCTTGATTGTTTTCCgtaagagaaagactgtaaatttaaaatgtgtttatctaCTAAAAGGTTATTTTGTCGACTTTCAATAGTGAATTTGCATGTACTCAAGGCTACTATACATGAACTTTAAGCCACAAAACTCCATTGATCAAACCCATGAGAAACCACTTTCCTGAATATTGGGTTACGGCCCCGATATACCACATATTTATGATATCACTCTTACCAGAATCCACTTTAATTTTCTTCAGATACCACTGCAGGATCTCTGTGCGTCCCTTCACATCAGGTCTGGGTACTGTAACCTGCATGTCAAACCTGCCTGGTCTCACCAGAGCACTGATAAACATAAAACAGGACAGGTTTAATGAGATGGTTGAAGCTTAACGCAGGAATAAAACTACTCCGTGAGCTGGGCAAGAGCGAGGCATTGCAACATTCACATTGGCCGTGTCTCTTTTCTAGGTTCCTACGGCAACGGCGGGCAGTAACGTGCATTTGTTTATCTGCGTACTTGGTCATGATCGGTTAATatatcaaagtccctttcaaggcaattcagtcatctttggaatgctctcgggcatGCTGGGCAGCTGTTTTCTTTGTAAACAGccaacataaaagtacagctcctatctacttgaatggggaaagactgacatTTCAAACAAGGTTGGTCAAGATGCAGACCAAAAAATTGCAGTGCATAGTTGATttggtttaaatataatttattgtttttgcaTCTTTTCGaaaatctcctgattattttagttttctaGAAACTATCTACTCACTGCTGTGTCTGGGACGCTTCTGGGATGCTTCACCTCGTGACTCACGCTTGCAATGTGAAGggtgtaatctgttaatatgggcaCTTAAACAAAAACCCGTTGCTAACGCGCCGTTCACGGAGGATATGTGAAACCGGAGTAAGCTGTTGTTTGCCCAAGCTTGCTTCAGGGAGACTGTAAATTTATCAAAATTCCTGCATGTATAAAACTTTTGAGAAACCTACTTGTCCAAAGCTTCAGCAAAGTTTGTAGCTCCAATCACAATCACTCCTTCATTGGGTTTAAACCTGTAATcatcaaaataatcatttaaacCCCACATACTTTCTATTGAAAACAGAAAATCTATGTAAATgggaaagagaagaaaagaaaaagccaAGCAGACATTAACAGACCCGTCCATCTCAGCCAGCAGCTGGTTGATGGTCTGTCGTGAGTACGGGTGCATTGGAGACTCAATTCGTTTTCCACCCACACTGTCCAGCTCATCGATAAAAATCACACAGGGGGCATTTGCTTTGGCCTCCTCTACAAGAgaagtaataaaacaaatatacatattACAGATTATAATTAAATGTGGTGTGTAAAGTAATAAAAGCCCCAGTTTCTGTGATTTAAGTAGTTTTTATTAACAACAGTTTTTATCACCCATTATGGGTGATCCAATCCTCAAATTTACTTTGAGAGGTCCAAAGACTTACTGAAAAGGTTCCTGATCCGACTCGCTCCGACTCCCACAAACATTTCATCAAACTCTGACCCTGAGGCATAGAAAAAGGGCACATCTGCTTCTCCCGCTACAGCTCTGGCCAACAGGGTCTTTCCGGTTCCTGGAGGCCCCACCAGCAGGATACCTGGAGATGGGCACATTCAGGttagatatttataaaaataaaaacaaataagctGAAAAAAAAGTCAATACGTGAACGAGGAGGAGAGTTTCACCTTTGGGAAGTTTACCACCAAGCGCTGTGAATTTCAGAGGGTTTCGCAAAAATTCGACAACATCCTGAAGTTCATTTTTGGCCTCGTCTACACCTTTCACATGTTCAAAGGTGACATTCTTCATCTGAACGGGATCTAGGGCTGAATCCAGACCAGTGGTGGTGCGGAAACGAACTGCCaaagaatataaataaaacagagaATTAATAAATTGCATTCTAATTCCTTCTAAGCCATTATGAGAATAGACGACAACACACAGAACTGCAAGAAGTCAACAAACAGCGACTATGTTCACTTCAAAGATATAAAACTTTATGTTTTTGCTTCATTGTAATAGGTGCATTTCTTCGAAAGCTACAGACATACACATGCAATAAAATGGGAAACATACCAGCGTCAGAAAACGACCCTTTAACGGAAAAGAAAGGGCTTCTAGACAGACCATACAAGCCCGCTGCAAGGAGGACAAGCATAACAAGACGTGTCCTCATTACAGAGTCTGTTAGAAACGGAGCAGAAATAAAAATCAGATTTATGCAGACACACTGGTTGCCAATTCCTCTGTTGATTCAGGTCtgttgaaaacaatgtttaagtGTGATCAGACAGGCCTAAAAGCATCACCTTGATTCCTTCTTGTCAAAGCCTGAGCTTTCATGAATCCCTCCGTGAAGCCGCTCTTGAAGGCATCCTGGTGAGTTTCTTGCAGGTTATTTTGTTTCATTAACTGTTCAAGACTGACTGTGTCTCGCCTCTCCTTCATAAGAAGGCCCTGAAAGGGATAGGGAAAACAAAAGAGGAAAGGAACCAGAAGACAAATAAAGACAGAAAGGTTAAGCCAAAAAAAATGCATGGACCTCGGTCAAAATCTGTTGCATGTCTTGAAGCAACACAGCGTTCGCTGCTCACTAACCTTCATAAAGTTTGGAGTATAATTCTCTGCTTCTTCTGGACCATCAGAACCAGACTGCATATGTCTGGTCTTGGACCTCATTGTCTTAAAACCTCTGTTTTGGACCCATACTAAGCGAGAAATCGCACCtagaaaaatatatcaataataaaCCCCACAATTCTTCCATACAGTATTTACAAGGCAAAGAACAACTTTTCAGTATgtctttaacccttaaatgcatatcttgggtctttagtgacctgggacctctttccaccccctgtacctcatccattttttggatttgtacccacacctctttagtattccttaaTCTCTCTCTTGTGTattgtgtaacacacacacacacacacacacacatgcacacacacacacatgcacacacacacacaaaatatataatgGCTTATGTACCAAGAGTGTTTAAGGTTATTAGAGACCctaggttttgttttttgtgcacttccataaataatccataatgattatttaatatctatacaagtttactatcacaggatatctatttatttgtttattacaaaataaacgagtactatattcatacaaataagtaCTATattatgttgattttctg from Xyrauchen texanus isolate HMW12.3.18 chromosome 41, RBS_HiC_50CHRs, whole genome shotgun sequence includes the following:
- the yme1l1a gene encoding ATP-dependent zinc metalloprotease YME1L1, yielding MFSVPTTFQSQGTVPLTHLINVIQYLKSSANSALSASVQSLQGKLSSKYDPLLNEPKVNLKELGLSELRFSHVRDVMRRLLPSLEEKSIPSCVQTSTAWRTSHISTPSFFQNKYGFSHKHVVHFGFPVFHRQSSSPLEAACVDLHHLQCAISRLVWVQNRGFKTMRSKTRHMQSGSDGPEEAENYTPNFMKGLLMKERRDTVSLEQLMKQNNLQETHQDAFKSGFTEGFMKAQALTRRNQDSVMRTRLVMLVLLAAGLYGLSRSPFFSVKGSFSDAVRFRTTTGLDSALDPVQMKNVTFEHVKGVDEAKNELQDVVEFLRNPLKFTALGGKLPKGILLVGPPGTGKTLLARAVAGEADVPFFYASGSEFDEMFVGVGASRIRNLFKEAKANAPCVIFIDELDSVGGKRIESPMHPYSRQTINQLLAEMDGFKPNEGVIVIGATNFAEALDNALVRPGRFDMQVTVPRPDVKGRTEILQWYLKKIKVDSAIDAEIIARGTVGFSGAELENLVNQAALKAAVDGKDLVTMKELEFAKDKILMGPERRSVEIDKRSKMITAYHESGHAIVAYYTKDAMPINKATIMPRGPSLGHVSLLPENDRWSETRAQLLAQMDISMGGRVAEELVFGNDNITTGASSDFDGATKIAKMMVTRFGMSDKLGVMTYNDLMDHSPETRAAVEQEVRVLLQGSYERAKKLLKTYSKEHKLLADALLTHETLDAKEIQIILEGKSLDLR